The region TATGAATACAAAATTAAAGCATGAGTTACATGATAGTACTGCTCTTCTTGCACAATGTGATCATGAACATTTGTTTGTGGATCGATGTGCTCTTTGTCACCAAACATATCACATCTTCAAACACAGTGTTTTGGAATAAGAATGGAAACAATTTGAATCATCGATCTCTAGTAGTATTCTATTTGTCATGATAGTTCTAGTGATGGAAACATTCTTCTTCAAATGTAAGGCAGAGCTGAACTCCCGGTGAGTGCCTGCTACAACACATACAACTCCATGTGTTACTCTCTATGTCTGTGATTCCATCCAAAAACACAAAGCAATAAAGCAAACATACTTAAATGCATATATGccacaaaaattcaataatgCTTCTCCATTCAATGAGTCAATGAAGACCAGCAAGAAAACAAGAGATACACTGTAATAATATCATAATTCAACATGGGCCACTCTTTGTCCCACAGACAAGAGATTCCAGGTTGGAACACCTCATTTGTCCCTAGCTTGTCTCCAACTCacagagaagaagatgaggtgGTCTTGATCATATAGAGTTATTAGTAGCAACATAGGAGAAACAGGACCTTTCTTTCTTACTGTCCAAAGATGatttatatgcatgcatgaagaGATATGAACTAAACTTAAACTAATGTTAACTTCAAATCAACTAGATTATACAAAGCACTGCATGTCATGAACATATATACTTTTCATGCAAAGATTACGTGTCTAAAACAAGTGTTTGATTCTATTCTTCTCACTAGCATCCATGAAGACAAAGCCAATCACACTGTAAACCCTAGTCTCATGCTACCTGCCCCTATGTCTACGTACGTACGTACATCTAACCCATGCACGTACCCCACGTccatcaatgaaagcatggttttttTCTCTCCAAGCATGCATGGCTTCTTAAATCTTATCTTCAAAAAGGAATGGAGTAGAGAAATGGTAAAGTAACCAGGTGTTTACTCTCTTGCATCGAAAAGTAGAGACCAGCTTTGCATGCATGGTTTACTTTCTATTAAATTAACCATTCAAGAGAAGCCAGTGTTGTCGTCTGACACCATGTTAACGTGTTTGGGAAGCATAGAAATCTAAAAAGACGTgcttatatatgtatgtatatatttttatattatctatatataataataattttattaatatactattgtattataataaacaaattttaaaaaaagataagtgCATGGGGATTCGTAAGATGGTGGGTCGTGGGTAGCTTTCCCGTTGAGCGCCGTGCATTGCCCTTAAATAGCGGGTTGGAGTGCTTCTTTTCGGATCCACACCCGAATCCGATAACCAGATCACTAGTTCTTCACCGCCACCACCACCGCCGGTAGGATGCTCCGCCTCACCTCCAGGTAGTACTATTCTACTAGTCTGGTTCATATCTTGCACTTTAGATGGtgttcattttttcattttaatttttttttttcttagtttttttgaaGTTATCCCAAGGAGGGTTATGTTTGTGAGAAGATTAAGTGGTTCCTTTAATGATGATTCTACAAAAGAACGCATACGAAGGtgagtttttgttgttgtttttctttttgtcaatgTTTCTTTATTTAAGAGCTAATTAAAGAAAGGACCTTTGTCATTGTTGAGAGTTTAGTTTATATgtacttttgttttcaaagaTTTGTTTTGCCTTTTTTGGTCCCCTTGTATTTATGATCATTATATCACCATGGAATTGCTCTAGCTGCTGATTttggtagttttttttttcttttttgttgtgtgtgtgtgtgtgtgtgtgtgtgtctgtgtaaATTCTAAGAGTTGTGgtttcatttgatttttcattccTTGTTCTTGCCctcttttcaataaataaatcaagatgTTCAATAATAGAGCTTTGTTTTtgttagtttaattatttttatgttgtaaTATTCAAGGAacagattaatatttttaatgaactaAAACTTTTAGTGAGCTGTTCCTTCTTCCTTGGAGATCCCGTACTCTTAATTAGCTGGCATTAActggatttttttcattaatttaattgaaCAAATCGTTAGGTAAGAACCACCAAAACAAGCATGAgttgttaattaattagctCAACTACTTCTTGTAAATTAGGCTAAAGAAGTTTGATTGGATATTGATTTGAAGGTTTACCCATTGTGCTATAACAGAGTCAAAACATGCAATAATTCATTATACACTGTTGTTGAAGTCTGTAATGTGTACTTCTGATAACAGAGGTGATTACTTTTACAACTTAAATTCAATCAGATGTGAGTTTTAAATCAAAGCTTAGATTTTCTagtgaaaattattgttaatgTTGAGTGTTCATAGCCAATGTTACAACCATCCGTcatcaattattaattagaaTGGAATGGCATTGAATGCAGACTTGAAGGAAAGATTGCTCTTATCACTGGAGGAGCAAGTGGTCTAGGCAAAGCCACAGCTCGGCAATTCTTACTGGAAGGGGCAACTGTCATTCTCGCAGACATAAACAGCAAACTAGGCTCAGAAGCAGCAGATGAACTCGGTTCGCGAGCTAAATTCATCGAATGTGATGTTACAGTAGAGAAGCAAGTTTCAAATGCCGTGGATTTTGCCATGGCTCGACACGGCCGGCTTGACATACTGCACAACAGTGCTGGTATTACTGGGCCTCCGGCAGCACCCGACATTGCTAGCCTTAATTTGGCTCACTTTGATCAAGTAATGGCGGTGAATGTCCGGGGAACCGTTGTTGCTATCAAGCATGCAGCCCGTGTAATGGGCCCAAAAGGATCGGGCTCGATCCTCTGCACCGCAAGCATTAGTGGGTTGCTTGGTGGACTTGGGCCTCATCCATACTCCATTTCAAAGTTCACCATACCGGGCATTGTCAGGTCTGCAGCTAGTGAATTGTGTCACCGTGGAATTCGAATTAACTGCATTTCGCCGTTTGTCATTGGGACACCACTCGTGGTCGAGCAATTTGCAAGATTGTACCAAGGAGCAGAGAGGGAGCGAGTCCTTGAGATAATTAAAGGACTTGGAGAACTTAAGGGCGCAAACTGTGAGGAGATTGATGTAGCCAAAGCTGCTGTTTATCTTGCATCTGATGATGCCAAGTATGTTTCAGGTCATAATCTGGTGGTTGATGGAGGATTTACTGGCTGCAAGCAACTCAATTTGCCAATGCTCGATCTGATGGATCGATCTTAGTTAGACTCAACAATTTGAATGCTTTAATTGGAATTGGATCAGACTATTTCAAGGAATTCATGAGCTGTGAGAAACCTTGTAAATGTACAAATTTCATCTGCAGTAAATTAATTGTTGTTGGTTTTCTAATTagcatatatatgcatattaatGCACTGTTGTCCTACTGCCAACTCTTTGAACTTTGAAGCAAGGATTGCCAAAATTGCTttgagattaattaattaagtgttTGTATATCTGTATTGCAaggaattaattaattgtgaGAGCAATGCTGTTGTCTTTCTCACTTTATTTGAATGAAGTATGAAACCGTCTCACTTTATATTATCTTGCAGCCAATGCTTTGGTTGGAGTAAGATTACCGCGTTGCAAGTTGCAACTTGCAAGGAATTCATTTCTCAGAAGTCAGAAACCACAGAAATGTACAGATTTTATCTGCAGAAAAACGCTACCAGTTTTCTCAGTCCAAGTCTAATGAAACACACATGAAACATATGCAGTACCGTTATCCTACTGCCAGTGCTTGATCAATTTAAACCACAATATTCATTTCTGCAGAACAAATTTTAAAGCCGTGTGAGACAACAATACTGTTTGGTCAGCATCGAtctctatatatacacaaattcaaacttcaaattgctgtctttgtatatatatatatatatatatatatatatatatatatattctcctgcatgcatgcatgcatgtatctGAATTATATATGTACAAAGACAGTGTCTTGAATTACTCTCATATATATGTTtgcaaataatagaagaaaaagaaaaagaaaaaaaaggaataatatTAGGTTGAGAGAAGTATGTAATGAGGACAAGAAGGTCATGGATGGCACATAATAAATGTGCTTCTAATGTTGCTGTCGGCTTGGTTCTTCATGGCCTCATCAGATTCAATGCTGGGTTTGAGATTTAGGTGGGGGTGACATAGAAAGCTTTCACGAGATCCCTGGGGTTCTCTCCATCATCCAATTTATTCCTTCCTGCCATGCAACTAGCcatacctctctctctctctctctttatgtGTTATAATTAACAACCATATATGCATGCTTACATAGCACATACATCTTTCTCTAGATTTCTCTCATccatgtctctctctctctttccatCTCTAGTATTTGTCTTGCTTGTCATTAATAAGGATTAAGAAGTGACCTCAAGTGGCCGTTAGAGCACAGCACACTTCATACGCCACCTCTTTCTTTGTTCTGTGTATAAACTAATTAACAGGGTTGATGTTTTACCATGGAGAACTACAGTTCTACTAGAATTCTTTTTTAAGGGGATTTGACATGAATGCCCTTAAGCTTTTTAAAAGTCAGAGTTTAATTGTCTCTCACTTTCTCTGGTCtttatttacttgtttgttCCGAATCAAATTCATGTATAGGAAAAAAGAATTAAACCAGGAAGAATAACACAAGTAGAACTCTTACTTTTGTATATTATGACTTTTTCCAAACATGCTGAATTAATGAATAACTGTTGTTTTGCTATTAAGTAATTTTGCATCTTGTTTTTAGCCGGAGGAAGGATGAgtaaaaaacttaaaacattTAATTACTAATGCTATTAAGTAATTTTACTATTACCTCTTTAGCTGTTTGTTTCCTGTTAGAGTTGTAATAAAAGTTTACTAATTGAATTATGTATATTTAAAATCAAGTCAAGGTGCTAATTGCATGTCTGCTAGTTAGTCAGATATTACACATGGGAATCCATTTGGATAggtcaaaagtaaaatcattatcaatattaaattttcatattttaatacatatatatatatatatatatatcaaaaattatatatggcCATTTTACTTACCATGATTCACATGGATACAAATAACAGTTATAATGGtaaactaaatataaattaaaaaaatacaaaaaaaatgaagaagataattttcAGATGTTATATATACTCCTACGAATTAACAAgaaatatttatcatttattgaataattataaatgtaaaacaaaagaaatatctGATAATTCCACAGAATTAATTACTGCATAAAATTGAGAGAgctatataacaaaaaaatattctaaaactTATCTTGAAAAGTGACTGTAGATAAATTGAACAAACCCAAGCAAGACAGAACAGTGAAAAATTGATTTCTTGTGCTCATCTTCCTTTTGTTCTGGTTTGGGCCacaaaaaagtgaaaattaattataaataatacaaataattataaCCGTTGATTTTAACATTCCGTCGATCAGATCTTAATATTTAAATCGTAGCCAACGACcttttggtctattggcatcggaTTCCTTACGTAGGGTGTTCACCTTGAGTGTTAAGCGTGGCTCtccgagttcgatccccatctaGCGCAAGGTGAGGGCATGGTTCGATGGTGAGCGCGGCTCCCCCACGTGTTTGTCCTGGGTTCCGAGATCATcgcctttttttaaaaattaaatcgtattattgattatatatatatatatatatagtaaagcacataaaaaatgtttttgtaaAACAGACTTAGAGTTTGAATAGAAGCCATATATGGAGTTTGGAAGCAGAAGCTACCAATATGAGTTGAGTCTATACCAACTATTCCTCCATATATGTTATTTAATGATGAACATTTATTGGTGGCATGAAACAATCTATTTTCAGAGCATAGTTGAAACTTGTGACTAAACAAAtgtggtattttttattttattttatttattttttaaggttTTCACCTTTCATTGTTAACACACGTAGATTTTAGATTTAAATTCTCGTGTTAAActtaaaacattgaaatttgacatacattttcaaaaaattatttaaactttTCTTTTACACCCAAAACATACAATAATTTATTGTGCAGTTATCTTAcacatttaaatattaatatttaataaagctATCTAAAAGACGAACTGATTAGCAAACATAAGAACCAATTTAGTGCATTGGGCCTAAAAgttaaagaaaatttataaaaatattaaaataataaattaaataaaaacagaggacaaaaccatgaaaaaaatcacaattaattaaatagttaccaaatttattttaaaaaattaattaaattaccaataaactattaatttattgtCACTggttatttgtataaaatattagtgttttgtccgaaaaaatattttaaaataaaaggtagACCTCTAAAAATGGGGCATAAAAAGAAGACAAGAGAAAACGATCAAGAAAGGGGAATGTCaaaatttaatagtttttttaaaaaatatatatttgaaaaagctaattaaacaaaataaaagcattttaaaaaagaaataatcacCAAAATGGGGGGTAATTTGGCGCATAGTACTCtaaaaagttgaaaaataaatagtaataaaaaataaataaataaaaagaaaaaaaaaacaagataaaaaggACAAAGAAAGGTAACCACATCACACctgtctttctctctctctttccttcgCTTCTCTTCGACCTGAACGTtcgcttctctctctctctctctctctctcgctctcgcCTTCGCTTCTCTTCGACGTtcgtttctctctctctctttctcgcTCTCTCTTCCTCCATCTTCGGAGCTATGCTCTCGCGCATCAATGGCGGTGCCGCATGGTCGGAGGACGCCGGAGGAGCAGGAGACCAAGACGAAGAGGCGGCGACGTGGACGAGAACCATCAATCCCGAAGCAAAGGACGGCATGGCGCAGCTGGCGAGCTTCAAGTCTATGCTTGACGATGACTGGTACCCTCAGAGCTTTGAAGCTCTGCAAACCCACTCGGAAATCAAGCAGATGAGCTTCCCCACTGACCCGGCTTCCACTGATGCTATGCTCTTCAACCCCGCTATGGATTCCTCCTCCTCTTGCTcgccttcttctcttttcaacCTCGATTCGTCTCACCCGTTCTTCTCCTCGAAAACCATGATTTCTTCCTTCCTTGGAGCTGCGTCTTCGATGCCTTTTGATACTGGGGCTGATCTCGGGTGTGATGCTTCGGGGTTCCTTGCGGAGCCCCAGGTGTCGAATTCACCAGTGTTGATGAGTAGAGAGGGAGGCGGTGGTGGGGTTCTTGGGTTCTCTGGGTTGGGGGCTAATGTGCAGATGAATTGCTCAACTGTTGGCTCGGGTATTCAGTTTCATAGCAACAGCTTGATGCTAGGGCAGAAGAGTTGTTCTGGCTCGGGCTCTGGCTCTGGTGCTGGTTTTGAGCCTATGGGCTTTGAGAGCTTTGAGAATTCTCCGTTCCTTAACAGGACTAAGGTTTTGAGGCCTCTGGAGATTTTCCCGCCGGTGGGCGCTCAGCCGACGCTTTTCCAGAAGCGAGCGGCGACCATTCGGCAAAACTCTGGCTTGGGGGGAGAGAAAGGTGGGAGTTTTGGGGGAATTATTGGTTTAGAGGGAGGGAAGCAGGGGAGTAATGAGGAGAgtgagaagaggaagaggaggtgGAGTGAAGAGGATGATTTTGAGGAAGGGAGCTTTGATGGCTCTGGTTTGAATTATGATTCAGAGGAGAATGGGAAGGGGGAGGAGAGTGGGAAGAATGGTGCTGGTGGTGGAGGGAATGCTTCTAATGCCAATAGCACAGTGACAGGTGGCGGGACTGATCccaaagggaagaagaagggcTTGCCTGCAAAGAATCTGATGGCcgagaggaggagaaggaagaagcTCAATGACCGGCTTTACATGCTTAGATCTGTGGTTCCCAAGATCAGCAAGGtgaactttttattttcattctcaaACTCTTTGATTTTGTGTGGCTTTGTGCTTGTTTGCTTCATTGTTACTTTTTAATGGTTTAAACTTTAAATGCTTTCCATGCACATAATTTTGTGAGAGTATATCTTGTCTGTAGTTTAAACTAGTCAGAGTTAGATTGCCTGCGCTTCAGACGAAGTATATTTGCTGATTGATTTTGTGTGGCTTTGTGGAGGATCTTGCCAGATGTTTTTCATGACCTTTTTGggggtattctttttctcccatGAAACTGCCTGTTTTTTCGGTGCTTAAGTAACAGCTTGTTAACAGAAAATAGCTAAGCAGCCTGATTGTTTGTTTGATGCTAGACAAACATTTGCCAAAACCTGGATTTCTGGTCACGCAGGATGTAGGCAGGGCTTGTAACTTTGATCAACAGTTTCCTTTTGACCTCGATGTGAATAGTTCAATACTAGGCTTTTGATTGTTGCTAAGTATTTTATCTTCAGAGAGCGTTACTTTTTAGAACTTTAAAAGTGAGTGGTGTCCATAAGTAAATATTTCAGGTTCATGCCATATTGTGCTAAAAAATTCACCATTGCTCTGGGATTTTGGTCTAATCTTCCTTTCATAGATATCCCAGCTCTTTACTAGTGATTATTTATCCCGTTTAGCGGCCTTTATCTGGTTCTTTATTTTGCTCTGCCACATATATTGTCAACCTCTTTATTTTGCCAGATGGATCGAGCGTCTATACTTGGTGATGCAATTGAATACCTAAAGGAGCTTTTACAAAGAATCAATGACCTTCACAATGAACTTGAGTCAACACCTTCGAGTTCCTCAATGGCTGCCACCACTCCTACCAGTTTTCACCCTTTGACTCCTACGCCATCCACTCTACCATGTCGAGTGAAGGAAGAGCTCTGTCCAAGTTCATTGCCAAGCCCAAGTAACCAACCAGCCAGGGTTAGTTCCTGATTCTTGAGCACATtatgaaaacttaaaaattttattgaaaattttgactAAAATAAATGATAGCATATGTTTATTTATCATCCCAAATGTTAAAACACAATCACTCTAGATTATTTAAGAAATTTCTTattcgaatttttttttttctttttcttttgtcttttgaataaataaaagagtGACAGTGTCTCTTGCTCCTCTTCATGATCTTGGAATCCTCTTGGTTGGCCACTTCTTGCTCAACCTTGTACCTcaagttatttaaatttataacctTCTTGCTCATAAATTGCACTTGTGGTACTCTTCTGTTACTTTGATATGCACAGGGACCAGCAATGTTGATGGAACATGAAAAGAGGAAGCATAAGGACAAAATAAAACACAGCATGATCTTACTAGTTTTGCTAGCCTAATTACTACGTTTCTGTATTTTTATTGTAACCTACTGAATCCTCTTCACTATACACTCCAATTTCTTTGATTTAGGTGGAAGTAAGGGTACGAGAAGGCCGAGCAGTCAACATACATATGTTCTGTGCTCGTCGACCTGGCCTTCTTCTCTCAACAATGAGGGCACTCGATGGACTTGGTCTGGACATCCAACAGGCGGTCATCAGCTGCTTCAATGGCTTTGCCCTAGATGTTTTCAGAGCTGAGGTAAAGTAAATCACTCCCAAAAGATAAagatttgtgtgtgtgtgttttcaacatacatatgtttgttttttatttttgcaaaataaaactatacattaaaatatttcaCTCTTTGATTGTCAGCAATGCAAAGATGGGCCTGGCGTTCTTCCAGAGGAAATAAAGGCTGTGCTTTTGCACTCTGCTGGTTTTCAAAGTACTATGTGATCTACACATCAGAGGACAATTCAGAAATGGCACTAACTGTAGTTCTACTCGCCAGTGGATTACTAAAGGTACAGGAAGGGATGTGACAAAGCCTTTTCATCACTTAAAAGTCTTTTAACATTTTGTATTCTGGGATCATAACTTAGGTTTCTATCTGTTCAATGAGGAAATACTCTCATTTTCGTTGTTTCCCTCCAAACTAAAAATTCTGTTAAATGATAATCTTGCTTGTTAATGTCATCTCCATGGTTTCATTTATTTTAGTGAATTTATTGCCATATACTTCTTCAGACTTGCGGAATCTCACTTTATTGAAACATGCAAACCCTGATTGCAACTTTTTTCATGCATCACAGGACAGTTCTAAGTTCTAAACAGTGGTAAGTATATAAATAGGGATTCTACCTCTTTCGCTTGCCTTGTTGTGCTTGGAGGTGCTCTCAACAGGACTATACCATTGCATAAAGAAATGGACACTTCTTCCCAAATGACTggtgcattatatatataatataatatatatatttatagagatGTATATGCTTTTGATGGGTGCTAGGATCTGATGCGGAGATagttatatatcaaataaagaCAGGCTTGCTGATCATTGCGCATAGTGACTGAAAAGGCACACAATTGGATCACAAGGGGGCATAGTCCTAGTCCTAGTCATAGTCCTAGTCCTACTCATACTCCTAGTCCTGGGCCCCCAAAGCACTAGTGTCTTGTTTACATCAAATCAGTGGTCATTCTGACAGATTCTTTCAGGTGACACCTTTAGGAGGGTTATTAATCTTCTTTGTTTAAGGAATTTCTGCTACACTTTTGTCTTTCTGGACAGCTTTCATGAGGGCACTCATTCATTTGCATGTCCAATCAATCAGTCAGTGAATCTTAATTAAGGGTTTATTAACAATGGAGCAACTGATTCGTCTCCATGTTATCATTTATTCAACTTTTTCCTAATCAAGTGGAATCATATGCACTTTATTAATATTAGTCTTAGAGTTAGGAGACTGTTTGAGTTGACTGTTATCATTGTTGAAAGTTGAAAACCAAACAGCATTAACACAACAAGAACCCAAAACACACGCCACAGAATTAGTGTTTGttgttgagagagagagagagagagggaccCACAGGATATGGGATATATGAATCTTCCTATTTGCTAAATTAAAAACCCTACCAACAAAGCAAAGCATTATTTTGTCCccccaaaagatagagaatgATTCTCACCAGTCTGAATCACTGCACTTCGAGGACCAAACAATGGATACCAATCACTTCAAAAGAATACACAACTTCACATTATTATCATCATGATTATCTTGACTCTCAGGATTTGCAGGTTCTTATATGCTTGCTTTCCCCAGCCAGACAATTGAAAAATACATTaacaaagtaaaaacaaaaagaattagAGCCAAACCACCTGAACAGCACTCTCACACCCCCACCCCCACCcacctaaaaataaataaataaaataaagcctCCCGCTCATCATACTTGCTGATTTCTCTTCAATACCACTCATGCATACCATCATATCATATTCAGATTGATCAAACACAATATAGGATGTGGAGAGAGAAGGGAAGAGGGGGTTTTCAACTTTCAAGTACAAactatttcatatatttttcctGCTATGAAGATATATCTGACTGCTTCAAAGTTAGCGCTCTCACATGAGATCCATTTTCATAACAAAGAACAGTAGACATCATTCACCCTAGGAAAAAGGATGttgaaatattaatatatggCCAACAACATAGAACTATTTACATTGGGAATCCACACTTCAGCCTTCTGGATAACAATATATGATAGACAAGCTCAGGCACAAAT is a window of Dioscorea cayenensis subsp. rotundata cultivar TDr96_F1 chromosome 5, TDr96_F1_v2_PseudoChromosome.rev07_lg8_w22 25.fasta, whole genome shotgun sequence DNA encoding:
- the LOC120261997 gene encoding secoisolariciresinol dehydrogenase-like isoform X1, producing MLRLTSSFFEVIPRRVMFVRRLSGSFNDDSTKERIRRLEGKIALITGGASGLGKATARQFLLEGATVILADINSKLGSEAADELGSRAKFIECDVTVEKQVSNAVDFAMARHGRLDILHNSAGITGPPAAPDIASLNLAHFDQVMAVNVRGTVVAIKHAARVMGPKGSGSILCTASISGLLGGLGPHPYSISKFTIPGIVRSAASELCHRGIRINCISPFVIGTPLVVEQFARLYQGAERERVLEIIKGLGELKGANCEEIDVAKAAVYLASDDAKYVSGHNLVVDGGFTGCKQLNLPMLDLMDRS
- the LOC120261997 gene encoding sex determination protein tasselseed-2-like isoform X2; the encoded protein is MFVRRLSGSFNDDSTKERIRRLEGKIALITGGASGLGKATARQFLLEGATVILADINSKLGSEAADELGSRAKFIECDVTVEKQVSNAVDFAMARHGRLDILHNSAGITGPPAAPDIASLNLAHFDQVMAVNVRGTVVAIKHAARVMGPKGSGSILCTASISGLLGGLGPHPYSISKFTIPGIVRSAASELCHRGIRINCISPFVIGTPLVVEQFARLYQGAERERVLEIIKGLGELKGANCEEIDVAKAAVYLASDDAKYVSGHNLVVDGGFTGCKQLNLPMLDLMDRS
- the LOC120262004 gene encoding transcription factor ICE1-like, which translates into the protein MLSRINGGAAWSEDAGGAGDQDEEAATWTRTINPEAKDGMAQLASFKSMLDDDWYPQSFEALQTHSEIKQMSFPTDPASTDAMLFNPAMDSSSSCSPSSLFNLDSSHPFFSSKTMISSFLGAASSMPFDTGADLGCDASGFLAEPQVSNSPVLMSREGGGGGVLGFSGLGANVQMNCSTVGSGIQFHSNSLMLGQKSCSGSGSGSGAGFEPMGFESFENSPFLNRTKVLRPLEIFPPVGAQPTLFQKRAATIRQNSGLGGEKGGSFGGIIGLEGGKQGSNEESEKRKRRWSEEDDFEEGSFDGSGLNYDSEENGKGEESGKNGAGGGGNASNANSTVTGGGTDPKGKKKGLPAKNLMAERRRRKKLNDRLYMLRSVVPKISKMDRASILGDAIEYLKELLQRINDLHNELESTPSSSSMAATTPTSFHPLTPTPSTLPCRVKEELCPSSLPSPSNQPARVEVRVREGRAVNIHMFCARRPGLLLSTMRALDGLGLDIQQAVISCFNGFALDVFRAEQCKDGPGVLPEEIKAVLLHSAGFQSTM